In the Longibacter salinarum genome, one interval contains:
- a CDS encoding sigma-54 interaction domain-containing protein, protein MDLSVMDRDSIQERFGIVGTSDAIKNVIDRARQVAKTEITVLLQGESGVGKELIADVLHELSMRRHEPMVVVNCGAIPEGLIESELFGAEKGAYTGAVQKRVGYFEEADGSTIFLDEIGEMPQEAQVRLLRVLETGKFSRVGSSQQIQSDVRVVAATNKNLMQEVKQGRFRKDLYYRLSTVLIDIPPLRDRKEDVMPIFETFLHRFATEYNSPMKKLTDDAKDLLVDYDWPGNVRELRNVAEQVVVLLRNDEVTIEDIRPLLRDLDEFRGTGMGASSTSLMRVEPERDRSGGGQQRGQASQGGGSDIRERELLYRAILEMRMEMSEMKDQIRTLVSNIGVVVPRDVVERSDFPGAYDDFVVVRDSNITDRDATSGAGTGGFSSDTESRIKDVAYEVDDSPRGEPDRSGETIGRRETETNGSGEPAEERSVEPEDIPTLEQAERDLITQALKRFDGNRRKTSRALGISERTLYRKLKDIDEDL, encoded by the coding sequence ATGGATCTCTCCGTTATGGACCGCGACTCAATTCAGGAACGATTTGGCATTGTCGGCACGTCCGACGCCATCAAAAATGTGATCGATCGGGCTCGCCAGGTGGCGAAAACGGAGATCACGGTCTTACTCCAGGGTGAAAGCGGGGTCGGGAAAGAGCTGATCGCCGATGTGCTCCACGAACTCAGCATGCGGCGGCACGAGCCCATGGTCGTCGTGAACTGTGGGGCGATCCCTGAGGGGCTGATCGAGAGCGAGCTGTTCGGCGCGGAAAAAGGAGCGTACACTGGTGCGGTTCAAAAGCGGGTTGGCTACTTCGAGGAGGCCGACGGGTCGACCATTTTTCTGGACGAGATCGGCGAAATGCCGCAGGAGGCGCAGGTGCGTCTGCTGCGCGTGCTGGAAACCGGCAAGTTCAGCCGCGTGGGGTCATCACAGCAGATTCAGTCGGACGTGCGAGTGGTGGCGGCGACCAACAAGAACCTGATGCAGGAGGTGAAGCAGGGACGCTTTCGAAAGGATCTCTACTACCGTCTGAGCACCGTTCTGATCGACATCCCGCCCCTCCGCGACCGGAAGGAGGATGTCATGCCCATTTTCGAAACCTTCCTCCACCGATTTGCCACGGAGTACAACTCGCCGATGAAGAAGCTGACGGACGACGCCAAGGATCTGCTGGTCGATTACGACTGGCCGGGTAACGTCCGCGAGCTGCGTAACGTCGCCGAGCAGGTTGTCGTGCTGCTCCGAAACGACGAGGTCACGATCGAGGACATTCGTCCGCTGTTGCGGGATCTGGACGAGTTTCGTGGAACGGGCATGGGGGCGTCATCAACCAGTCTCATGCGCGTCGAGCCCGAACGGGACCGTTCCGGTGGTGGGCAGCAGCGGGGGCAGGCCTCGCAGGGCGGCGGCTCGGACATCCGCGAGCGAGAGCTGCTCTACCGCGCCATCCTTGAGATGCGCATGGAGATGAGCGAGATGAAGGACCAAATCCGGACGCTGGTCTCGAACATCGGCGTCGTCGTCCCGCGCGATGTGGTGGAGCGGAGCGACTTTCCCGGGGCGTATGACGACTTCGTGGTCGTCCGCGATTCCAACATCACGGATCGAGACGCGACCAGCGGCGCAGGGACCGGAGGCTTCTCGAGTGACACCGAGTCGCGGATCAAGGATGTTGCCTACGAGGTGGACGATAGCCCGAGAGGAGAGCCAGATCGGTCGGGGGAAACCATCGGGCGCCGGGAAACGGAGACGAATGGATCGGGCGAGCCTGCGGAAGAGAGAAGCGTGGAGCCTGAGGATATTCCGACCCTGGAGCAGGCGGAGCGCGATCTCATCACGCAAGCCTTAA
- a CDS encoding nucleotidyltransferase domain-containing protein: MPSLSDSVRAEVKGRLDRFESRHDVRVLYACESGSRAWGFASPDSDYDVRVVYVHPRDWYLSIDLERRDDAIDPEIEDASVGEIDIHAWDLRKALRLFRKSNPSLIEWLQSPLVYREDAAVMTRWRDLLLEYYRPKAAGYHYLSMARTNVDRYLRDADTVPLKKYLYVLRPLLAIRWIGADRGPVPVEFARLVDACVEDEDLRHAIDDLLEEKRAAGEMASAAPIPELQDFAFSELERLQNTDFAGRSSRAGIEPLNRLFRDVLDGSG; the protein is encoded by the coding sequence GTGCCGTCTCTCTCAGATTCCGTCCGTGCCGAAGTGAAAGGGCGCCTGGACAGGTTCGAGTCCCGTCACGATGTGCGGGTGCTGTATGCGTGTGAGTCGGGGAGTCGGGCGTGGGGCTTCGCTTCGCCGGATTCCGATTACGATGTTCGCGTCGTCTACGTTCACCCCCGCGACTGGTATCTGTCGATCGACCTGGAGCGTCGCGACGATGCGATCGACCCGGAGATTGAGGACGCGTCGGTTGGGGAGATCGATATCCACGCCTGGGATCTGCGCAAGGCGCTGCGGCTCTTCCGGAAGAGCAACCCATCGCTGATCGAGTGGCTTCAGTCTCCTCTCGTATACCGAGAAGACGCCGCCGTGATGACGCGGTGGCGCGATCTGCTCCTGGAGTACTATCGCCCGAAGGCTGCCGGGTACCATTATCTTAGCATGGCCCGGACGAACGTGGATCGGTATCTTCGCGATGCGGACACCGTGCCCCTCAAAAAGTACCTCTACGTTCTGCGACCGCTCCTCGCCATCCGCTGGATCGGGGCGGACCGTGGGCCCGTGCCGGTCGAGTTTGCTCGCCTTGTGGACGCGTGCGTGGAGGATGAAGATCTTCGCCATGCGATCGACGACCTGCTGGAAGAGAAGCGTGCAGCGGGTGAGATGGCATCGGCTGCGCCAATTCCCGAACTTCAGGATTTCGCGTTCAGTGAGCTTGAGCGACTCCAAAACACCGATTTTGCGGGTCGGTCGTCCCGGGCGGGAATCGAACCGCTGAACCGGCTCTTTCGCGATGTGCTTGACGGTTCTGGCTGA
- a CDS encoding DUF4286 family protein: MFFYEVNLTVTSDVINEYAAWLREHVREMLEIDGFEAAAWYERSDDASTIPDGDDVQGTRRWTIQYQVRDRDALQSYFDNQAESMRAAGEKYADDVEVSRRILEQRSVFHGKRGEDTGPM; this comes from the coding sequence ATGTTTTTCTACGAAGTCAATCTGACCGTGACGTCCGATGTGATCAACGAGTACGCTGCATGGCTACGCGAGCACGTGCGGGAGATGCTCGAGATTGATGGCTTCGAGGCGGCGGCCTGGTATGAGCGGAGCGACGACGCGTCCACGATTCCGGACGGCGACGATGTGCAGGGTACGCGCCGCTGGACGATCCAGTATCAGGTGCGCGATCGTGATGCGCTACAGTCCTATTTCGACAACCAGGCCGAGTCCATGCGAGCGGCTGGTGAGAAGTATGCCGACGATGTGGAGGTGAGTCGCCGAATTCTGGAGCAGCGCAGCGTATTCCACGGGAAGCGTGGTGAAGACACGGGCCCGATGTAA